aattttctcttttggatttacataaatacaaGGATCATTGTAATAAAATAGATGTTAAATATGGAAAAAGTCATATGAAAAAcctttgtaaaaaagttCTAAAATATTTAGAACACTCTTCAACCTGGAAAGAATATTCAACTGGACAAGATGAATGCATGCTTTTGAATTATTGGATATATGATAATTTGTCTTCTTATTATGGTAATGATAAtactgaaaaaataaatatcgCTTTTTCGGCTCTTCAACTTATATGGAGTTACCTAGTTACTGATTCCCGTGAAAAATCTTactataataaatgtaaaccTCTTTTTAATGAACTTCTTAATTATGAtgattggaaaaaaagaaaggaattATATGATTACTGCATTAATTATGAATTAATTTCACAAATGTGTCCGTTTTTcgataaaaaatgtgtggaATATTGTcaatatattgaaaaaacaaaagaaagtGGTATATATGATCACTTCGAAACTATTTGTTCTAGTGAAAAAGGTAACTGCCCACACTTTTATAGAATatgcgaaaaatataatcctAAAACAGTGCTAAATACTTTAAATTGTACTGAAAGAGT
This genomic window from Plasmodium vivax scf_4073 genomic scaffold, whole genome shotgun sequence contains:
- a CDS encoding variable surface protein Vir4, putative (encoded by transcript PVX_028190A), which gives rise to MKNLCKKVLKYLEHSSTWKEYSTGQDECMLLNYWIYDNLSSYYGNDNTEKINIAFSALQLIWSYLVTDSREKSYYNKCKPLFNELLNYDDWKKRKELYDYCINYELISQMCPFFDKKCVEYCQYIEKTKESGIYDHFETICSSEKGNCPHFYRICEKYNPKTVLNTLNCTERVKAQEKLTRGAGDVNQLQEQEVEAAASAHGTEETNETSGIGINVTNSVLGAAPVLLTATALYRYTPLGPWIRRFRGGRTNNMNTMDTFSPYTPETGDMFSEESANYISYQPM